The DNA sequence ACGAAGTGTTTGACGGGACGAAGGATGCCCCCTATCTGGAGTTTGACGCGCCCAACCCCATCAACACCTACGGGCGGACGAAATGGGCGGGCGAGCAGTGCGTCCAGCGGTTCCTGCACCGCTACTACATCGTGCGCACGGCGTGGCTGTACGCGCGGGGCGGCAACAACTTCGTCGCGAAGATCATCCGGGCGGCGGACGAGCGCGGGGCGCTGAACGTGGTGAGCGACGAGTTCGGCTCGCCCACCTACGCGCCGGACCTGGCGGAGGCCATCGTGAAACTCATTCGCACGCACCACTACGGGGTGTATCATTTCGTGAACGAGGGCGTCTGCTCGCGCTACGAGTGGGCGGTGCGCATTCTGGAGTTGGCGGGGCGCGGCCACGTGCCGGTGAAGCCCATCCATGCGTCGGAATGGAAACGGGCCTCCAACCCGCCGTGCTACGCCCCGCTGCGCAACTTCTGCGGGGCGGCGCTGGGCATCACGCTGCGCCCGTGGGAGCAGGCGCTCGCGGACTATTTCACGGGATAGCGAGCGCGTAGGGCGGCTATCCATAGCCGCCGGCGGTTGGGCCGCGTCGGGTATGCAAACCCGATGGTCGGGTATGGGAACCCGACCTACGAGCACGTAGGGCGGCTATCCATAGCCGCCGGCGCTTGGGCCGCGTCGGGTGTGGAAACCCGACGGTCGGGTATGGAAACCCGACCTACTAGGCGCGGAGCGCGCAGAGAAAGGCGAGCAAAGGCTCTGTTCTCGCGGCGTCTCCGCGGTGAAATCGCCTGGTGAGGGAGCACTTGTCCGATCCGAGGGTATCGGTCATCATCCCAAACTGGAACGGGGCGCGCTACCTGGTAACGTGCCTGGACAGCCTGCGCCGGCAGACCTACACCGATTTTGAGACCATCGTCGTGGACAACGCCTCCACGGACGAGTCGGTGGAATTGATGCAGCGCGAGTATCCGGAGGTGCGGCTGATTCGGCTGGACGAGAACCGCGGCCTGACCGGAGGGGTGAACGCGGGCATCCGCGAGGCGCGCGGCGAGATCATCGTGCTGTTCAACAACGACACCGAGGCCGACCCGAACTGGCTGCGGGAACTGGTCGCGGCGCTGGATGCTCACCCCGAAGCCGGCATGGCCGCCACCAAGATGCGCCTGTTTGACCGACGCAACGTGATTCATTCGGCGGGCGACTTCTACCGCACCGACGGCATCCCCGGCAATCGCGGCGTGTGGGAGGAAGATTCAGGCCAGTACGATGACGATATCTGGGTGTTCGGCCCGTGCGGCGGCGCGGCGGCGTACCGTCGCTCGCTGCTTGACGAAATCGGGCTGTTTGATGAGGACTTGTTCATGTACTGCGAGGATGTGGACATGGCCTGGCGGGCGCAGTTGGCGGGGCATCGGTGCGTCTTCGCGCCCAGGGCGGTCATCTACCATCGGCTGAGCGCGACGGGCGGCGGGAAGATCGCCAGTTTCTACACGGGCCGCAACACCATCTACGTCATCGCAAAGGACTACCCCGCCGATTTGCTGAAGAAGCACTGGAAAGATATTATCCGAGCGCAGTGGCGGGTGGCGCGAGAGGCGCTGCGGGCCTGGCGCGGCGAGGCGGCGCGGGCGCGCCTGCGGGGCATCCTCGCGGGCATCGCGCGCATCCCGCTGGCACTGCGCAAACGACGCCAGGTGCAGCGCATGCGCAAGGTCTCGCTCCAGGATTTGGAGGCGGTGCTCACGCCCGTGCGCAAACAGGAGACGGCATGAGTTCTCAGGAAGCCTATTTGACCATCGTGATCCCCGCTTACAATGAGGAGAAGCGGCTCCCGTCAAATCTGGAGAAGGTGCTGGCGTTCGCGCAGGCCCAACCCTACGAGACGGAGATCATCGTCGTGGACGACGGGAGCACCGACGGCACGGCGGCGGCGGTGCGGCAGTTCATGGGCCGACACCCGCGCCTGCGGCTGATTGAGAACGACCACCGCGGCAAGGCCTACACCGTGCGCACGGGGATGCTGGCGGCCACGGGCAAGCGGGTGCTGTTCACCGACGCCGACCTGCCCACACCGCTGGAAGAATTGCCGAAACTGTTCGCGGCCATGGACGCGGGGTACGATGTCGTCATCGGCTCGCGCGAGGGGCTGGGAGCACGGCGCGTCGGCGAGCCAAGGTACCGCCACTTCATGGGGCGCGTCTTCAATTTCGTCGTGCGGCTCATCGCCCTGCGGCAGTTCCAGGACACGCAGTGCGGCTTCAAACTGTTCACCCGCGAGGCCGCGCATGACCTGTTCCGCCGCCTGCGCCTGTACGGCGAGGATGCCAAGCCCGCGAAGGGCAGCGCGCTGACCGGCTTTGACGTGGAGGTGCTGTATCTCGCCGTCAAGTACGGCTACAAGGTCAGGGACGTGCCCGTGGAGTGGCACTACGGCGAGAGCAGCAAGGTGCACCCCCTGCGGGAATCCATCCGCATGTTCCAGGATGTGGTGCGCATTCGGCTGAACGACTGGCGCGGGCGGTATCGCCGGCCGGTGGCGGCCAAGGGGCAGATGGGGGGGCCACCCCCCGACGCGCGCGATTGACCGAAAGAAGGCCGCCAGTCGGCATATTGTCCGGTAGAAACGTCTGTGTAGGGGAGGAGAAGACGAGCAATGACCGAGCGAATTCACATCTGCGTGGCCTGGCCGTATGTCAACGGGGACTTGCATTTGGGGCATCTGGCCGGCGCGTATATCCCTTGCGACATCTTCGCGCGCTACCAGCGGTTGCGGGGGCGCGAGGTGCTGATGGTATCCGGCAGCGACACCCACGGCACGCCCATCACGGTGCGCGCCGAGGAGGAAGGCATCACCCCGCGTGAGGTGGTGGATCGCTACCATCCGCGCGACATTGAGGCCTACCTGAAACTGGGGGTCTCGTTTGACCTGTACACGGAGACCGACACCGAAAACCATTGGGCGGTTACCCAGGACGTGTTCCTGACGCTCCTGCGCAACGGATATATCTACCGCGACGTGATGGACGCGCTGTACTGCGATCACTGCAAGAAGTACCTGCCCGACCGCTACGTGGAGGGGACGTGCCCGCATTGCGGCAACCCCAGCGCCCGTGGCGATCAGTGCGACAAGTGCGGGCGCACGCTGGACGCCATTGAACTCCTGGAGCCGCGCTGCCGCTTCTGCGGCCACCGACCCCGCATTCGGCAGACCGAGCATTTCTTCCTGGATCTGCCCAAACTGCGCCCGCGGCTGCTGGAATGGCTCCAGGACGGCAAGGAGCATTGGCGGCCCAACGTGCTCCAGTTCACCCTGAACATGCTGAACGACCCCGAACTGCGGGGGCGGCCCATCACCCGCGACATCCCATGGGGGATACCCGTGCCCGTGGAGGGGTTTGAGGACAAGCGCATCTACGTCTGGTTTGATGCCGTCATCGGCTACTTGGCCGCCACGAAAGAGTGGGCCAAACTCATCGGCGAGCCGGAACGCTGGCGCGATTGGTGGCAGGACACGGGCACGCGCAGTTACTACTTCATCGGCAAGGACAACATCCCCTTCCACACCGTCATCTGGCCTGGGATGCTCATCGGCTACGGCAACCTGAACCTGCCTTACGACGTGCCCGCCAACGAGTACCTGACGCTGGAGGAGAAGACACTCAGCAAGAGCCGACGGTGGGTCATAGAGGTGCTGGATTTCCTGTCGCGCTACGACCCCGACACGCTGCGCTACATCCTGTCCATCAACATGCCGGAGACGCGGGACACGAACTTCTCGTGGGGCGAATACGTGCGCCGAACCAACGACGAGTTGGTGGCCACCTACGGCAACCTGGTGCACCGCACTCTGTCCTTCGCCCAGCGGAACTTTGAGGGCCGCGTGCCCGAGCCGGGCGAACTGGGCGAGGCCGACGCCGCAATCCTGGCGCGGGCCGATGGCGCGTTCCAGACGGCGGGCGACCTGCTGGAGGGGTGTAAGTTCAAGGCCGCCATCACGGAGATCATGGCCGTGGCCCACGAGGCCAACCGCTACCTGGACGCCAAAGCGCCGTGGTTCCAGATCAAGGAGGACCGCCGCGCCGCCGCCACGACGATTTACACCTGCCTGTGCGTGATCAACGACCTGAAGGTGCTGCTGGCGCCCTTCTTGCCGTTTTCGTCCCAGCGGCTACACAAACTCCTGGGCTACGAGACCGACATCTTCGGCAGGCAGTACACCGAGGTGGTGCAAGAGGCGACGCGCTCGCACCTGGTGCTGCGCTACGACGGGAGCGCGCTGGCGGCGCGGTGGGAGCCGAGCCGCCTGCCGCCCGGGCAGAAGTTGCCGCCGCCC is a window from the Chloroflexota bacterium genome containing:
- a CDS encoding glycosyltransferase family 2 protein, with the translated sequence MSSQEAYLTIVIPAYNEEKRLPSNLEKVLAFAQAQPYETEIIVVDDGSTDGTAAAVRQFMGRHPRLRLIENDHRGKAYTVRTGMLAATGKRVLFTDADLPTPLEELPKLFAAMDAGYDVVIGSREGLGARRVGEPRYRHFMGRVFNFVVRLIALRQFQDTQCGFKLFTREAAHDLFRRLRLYGEDAKPAKGSALTGFDVEVLYLAVKYGYKVRDVPVEWHYGESSKVHPLRESIRMFQDVVRIRLNDWRGRYRRPVAAKGQMGGPPPDARD
- the rfbD gene encoding dTDP-4-dehydrorhamnose reductase — protein: MRVFITGCNGQLGRSLVPLLEGEILCGADLPDYDITDAASIRRAIVEFAPDVVIHAGAFTNVDACETDPDTAYRVNALGTHNVALACLECGAEMVYISTNEVFDGTKDAPYLEFDAPNPINTYGRTKWAGEQCVQRFLHRYYIVRTAWLYARGGNNFVAKIIRAADERGALNVVSDEFGSPTYAPDLAEAIVKLIRTHHYGVYHFVNEGVCSRYEWAVRILELAGRGHVPVKPIHASEWKRASNPPCYAPLRNFCGAALGITLRPWEQALADYFTG
- a CDS encoding glycosyltransferase family 2 protein; the protein is MSDPRVSVIIPNWNGARYLVTCLDSLRRQTYTDFETIVVDNASTDESVELMQREYPEVRLIRLDENRGLTGGVNAGIREARGEIIVLFNNDTEADPNWLRELVAALDAHPEAGMAATKMRLFDRRNVIHSAGDFYRTDGIPGNRGVWEEDSGQYDDDIWVFGPCGGAAAYRRSLLDEIGLFDEDLFMYCEDVDMAWRAQLAGHRCVFAPRAVIYHRLSATGGGKIASFYTGRNTIYVIAKDYPADLLKKHWKDIIRAQWRVAREALRAWRGEAARARLRGILAGIARIPLALRKRRQVQRMRKVSLQDLEAVLTPVRKQETA
- the metG gene encoding methionine--tRNA ligase, with the translated sequence MTERIHICVAWPYVNGDLHLGHLAGAYIPCDIFARYQRLRGREVLMVSGSDTHGTPITVRAEEEGITPREVVDRYHPRDIEAYLKLGVSFDLYTETDTENHWAVTQDVFLTLLRNGYIYRDVMDALYCDHCKKYLPDRYVEGTCPHCGNPSARGDQCDKCGRTLDAIELLEPRCRFCGHRPRIRQTEHFFLDLPKLRPRLLEWLQDGKEHWRPNVLQFTLNMLNDPELRGRPITRDIPWGIPVPVEGFEDKRIYVWFDAVIGYLAATKEWAKLIGEPERWRDWWQDTGTRSYYFIGKDNIPFHTVIWPGMLIGYGNLNLPYDVPANEYLTLEEKTLSKSRRWVIEVLDFLSRYDPDTLRYILSINMPETRDTNFSWGEYVRRTNDELVATYGNLVHRTLSFAQRNFEGRVPEPGELGEADAAILARADGAFQTAGDLLEGCKFKAAITEIMAVAHEANRYLDAKAPWFQIKEDRRAAATTIYTCLCVINDLKVLLAPFLPFSSQRLHKLLGYETDIFGRQYTEVVQEATRSHLVLRYDGSALAARWEPSRLPPGQKLPPPKPLFSKLDDSIVEQELARMSGGA